In one window of Burkholderia sp. NRF60-BP8 DNA:
- a CDS encoding LysR family transcriptional regulator codes for MSDRSSLLPALTLRQVQHFVVLAHARSFTRAAQALSLTQPALTASIRQIEFLLGGRLFARTAHRLTLTTAGEAVLPLAERLLNQARGTFDDMTRLIGERIQTVRIAFIPSVAGRLLPALNALRGTHPTLRFTLTDLPNSALVEAVRDGVADLGIGVREPDGDDGTLRYRQLFEDEIVIVVRHDDPLARAKSVTWAKLVDRELAVFVRGSVSESLHRTGGAGKLRLNVAYRMEYTEPLYALARNGLAIAVLPSLYTLHLHDPELVALRVDKPRVTRAISLISLAADDRGPHVRTCREWIAKHI; via the coding sequence ATGTCCGACCGCTCGTCGCTGCTCCCCGCGCTCACGCTGCGGCAGGTCCAGCACTTCGTCGTCCTTGCACATGCACGCAGCTTCACTCGAGCCGCGCAGGCGCTGTCGCTCACGCAGCCGGCGCTCACCGCGTCGATCCGCCAGATCGAGTTCCTGCTCGGCGGCCGCCTGTTCGCACGCACCGCGCACCGGCTCACGCTGACCACGGCCGGCGAAGCCGTGCTGCCGCTCGCCGAACGCCTGCTCAACCAGGCGCGCGGCACCTTCGACGACATGACGCGGCTCATCGGCGAACGCATCCAGACCGTGCGCATCGCGTTCATTCCGTCGGTCGCGGGCCGCCTGCTGCCCGCGCTCAATGCATTGCGCGGCACGCACCCGACGCTGCGCTTCACGCTCACCGATTTGCCGAACAGCGCGCTCGTCGAAGCGGTGCGCGACGGCGTCGCGGATCTCGGCATCGGCGTGCGTGAACCGGACGGCGACGACGGCACGTTGCGCTACCGGCAGCTGTTCGAGGACGAGATCGTGATCGTCGTGCGGCACGACGATCCGCTCGCCCGCGCGAAGAGCGTCACGTGGGCGAAGCTCGTCGATCGCGAGCTCGCGGTGTTCGTGCGCGGCAGCGTCAGCGAATCGCTGCATCGCACCGGCGGCGCCGGGAAGCTGCGCCTGAACGTCGCGTACCGGATGGAATACACCGAGCCGCTCTACGCGCTCGCGCGCAACGGCCTCGCCATCGCCGTGCTGCCGAGCCTCTACACGTTGCATCTGCACGATCCCGAACTCGTCGCACTACGCGTCGACAAACCGCGTGTCACGCGTGCGATCTCGCTGATCTCGCTCGCCGCCGACGATCGCGGCCCGCATGTACGCACGTGCCGCGAGTGGATTGCGAAGCACATCTGA
- a CDS encoding NCS2 family permease, which produces MSATDTMPARAPANWIERRFALAARGTSVRTETIAGVTSFLAAAYLLVVIPSLLATGGMERGAATTATIVVFVLFTTLMGLYANLPFLVGPGIGGSVIIGVTLATTEHVGWQTGLGIACVSGALFFLLTILGARGVVVRLIPVQIKLGLGASIGLFVTMLGLRNAGMVVANAKTNAFALGDFSRPGALVALIGLAVAIVLQARKVPGAILIAILVAAAAGVPLGVTHLPASFVSLPHSIAPIAFKLDIGSALSVAAAPYLFAFFAAEFFSTLGTALAVGAKANLLDEQGNLPNINRPFLVDSLAATLGPVFGIPALTALIESAAGVEAGGRSGLSSLAAAVLFAAMLLFVPVALAIPKEATAPALILIGLSMFATIRHTHFDDFTDALPVMSMVLLTLMSNSFGTGIAGGLLCYVLVKLLAGRWRDVSWGLVVLAIPLGYYFWTVVKPH; this is translated from the coding sequence ATGTCAGCGACTGACACGATGCCGGCGCGCGCGCCGGCCAACTGGATCGAACGCCGCTTCGCGCTCGCCGCGCGCGGCACGAGCGTGCGCACCGAGACGATCGCGGGCGTCACGTCGTTCCTCGCGGCCGCGTACCTGCTCGTCGTGATTCCGTCGCTGCTTGCGACGGGCGGGATGGAGCGCGGCGCGGCGACGACCGCGACGATCGTCGTGTTCGTGCTGTTCACCACGCTGATGGGGCTGTACGCGAACCTGCCGTTCCTCGTCGGCCCCGGCATCGGCGGCTCGGTGATCATCGGCGTGACGCTCGCGACGACCGAGCACGTCGGCTGGCAGACGGGCCTCGGCATCGCGTGCGTGTCGGGCGCGCTGTTCTTCCTGCTGACGATCCTCGGCGCGCGCGGCGTCGTGGTGCGGCTGATTCCGGTGCAGATCAAGCTCGGCCTCGGCGCGTCGATCGGACTGTTCGTCACGATGCTCGGGCTGCGCAATGCGGGGATGGTCGTCGCGAACGCGAAGACCAACGCGTTCGCGCTCGGCGACTTCTCGCGGCCGGGCGCACTCGTCGCGCTGATCGGCCTCGCGGTGGCGATCGTGCTGCAGGCGCGCAAGGTGCCCGGCGCGATCCTGATCGCGATCCTCGTCGCGGCCGCGGCCGGCGTACCGCTCGGCGTCACGCACCTGCCGGCGTCGTTCGTGTCGCTGCCGCACAGCATCGCGCCAATCGCGTTCAAGCTCGATATCGGCAGTGCGTTGAGCGTGGCCGCCGCGCCGTACCTGTTCGCGTTCTTCGCGGCGGAATTCTTCTCGACGCTCGGCACCGCGCTGGCGGTCGGCGCGAAGGCGAACCTGCTCGACGAACAGGGCAACCTGCCGAACATCAATCGGCCGTTTCTCGTCGATTCGCTCGCCGCGACGCTCGGGCCCGTGTTCGGCATTCCGGCGCTGACCGCGCTGATCGAATCGGCTGCAGGCGTGGAAGCCGGCGGCCGCAGCGGGCTGTCGTCGCTGGCCGCGGCCGTGCTGTTCGCCGCGATGTTGCTGTTCGTGCCGGTCGCGCTTGCGATCCCGAAGGAGGCGACCGCGCCGGCGCTGATCCTGATCGGGCTGTCGATGTTCGCGACGATCCGCCATACGCATTTCGACGACTTCACCGATGCGCTGCCCGTGATGTCGATGGTGCTGCTCACGCTGATGTCGAACAGCTTCGGCACCGGCATTGCCGGCGGGCTGCTGTGCTACGTGCTCGTCAAGCTGCTGGCCGGCCGCTGGCGCGACGTGTCGTGGGGGCTCGTCGTGCTCGCGATTCCGCTCGGCTATTACTTCTGGACCGTCGTGAAGCCGCACTGA
- the add gene encoding adenosine deaminase: MKGTPGNVPAARTGIDITPAHRAFFHALPKVELHCHLLGAVRHDTFVALAERSGAPIERAQIDAFYARGEKPVGVLHVLRALDRYLLTQPDDLRRIAYEYLEDAAAHNVRHAEFFWNPTGTVRVSGIAYADAQAAIVTAIRDAARDFRIGARLIPSIDREQDPDEAVAIVEWMKVNRADEVAGLGIDYRENDRPPELFWKAYRHARAAGFRTTAHAGEFGMPWRNVETAVDLLQVDRVDHGYTIVDNPELCARYAERGIVFTVVPTNSYYLRTLPPEQWAELHPMRKMPRLGLKIHPNTDDPTLHKVNPSEAWELMFSHFGFTVADLKQFMLNGIDGAWVDDATKAAWRAAWAPAFDALAATLAAG; encoded by the coding sequence ATGAAGGGAACACCAGGCAACGTCCCGGCCGCACGCACGGGCATCGATATCACGCCGGCCCATCGGGCCTTCTTCCACGCGCTGCCGAAGGTCGAGCTGCATTGCCACCTGCTCGGCGCGGTGCGGCACGACACGTTCGTCGCGCTGGCCGAACGCAGCGGCGCGCCCATCGAGCGTGCGCAGATCGATGCGTTCTATGCGCGCGGCGAGAAGCCGGTCGGCGTGCTGCACGTGCTGCGCGCGCTCGACCGGTATCTGCTGACGCAACCCGACGATCTGCGGCGAATCGCATACGAATATCTGGAAGACGCGGCCGCGCACAACGTGCGGCACGCGGAGTTCTTCTGGAATCCGACGGGAACGGTGCGCGTGTCGGGCATCGCGTATGCGGACGCACAGGCCGCGATCGTGACCGCGATCCGCGATGCCGCGCGCGATTTTCGGATCGGCGCGCGCCTGATCCCGAGCATCGATCGCGAGCAGGACCCGGACGAAGCGGTTGCGATCGTCGAGTGGATGAAGGTGAATCGCGCGGACGAAGTCGCGGGGCTCGGCATCGACTATCGCGAGAACGACCGGCCGCCCGAGCTGTTCTGGAAGGCGTACCGCCATGCACGCGCGGCCGGTTTTCGCACGACCGCGCATGCGGGCGAGTTCGGGATGCCGTGGCGTAACGTCGAGACGGCCGTCGATCTGCTGCAGGTCGACCGTGTCGATCATGGTTATACGATCGTCGACAACCCTGAGCTGTGCGCGCGCTACGCGGAGCGCGGGATCGTGTTTACCGTCGTGCCGACGAATTCGTACTATCTGCGCACGTTGCCGCCGGAGCAATGGGCCGAACTGCATCCGATGCGCAAGATGCCGCGCCTCGGGTTGAAGATTCATCCGAACACGGACGATCCGACGTTGCACAAGGTCAATCCGAGCGAGGCGTGGGAACTGATGTTCAGTCATTTCGGCTTCACCGTGGCCGACTTGAAGCAGTTCATGCTGAACGGGATCGACGGCGCGTGGGTCGACGATGCAACGAAGGCTGCGTGGCGTGCCGCATGGGCGCCGGCGTTCGATGCGCTGGCTGCAACGCTCGCGGCGGGCTGA
- a CDS encoding nucleoside hydrolase, which translates to MSHPIPSRRTFLKLSAALAGTALLPETGAFAAGDAAARRTVIIDTDPGQDDAIAILFALGAQDRLDVRALTAVAGNVPLDLTERNARIVRDWAGRTTTLPVYAGCPRPLVRELVTAANVHGKTGLEGVELHAPRAPLAAGHAVSYLVDTLSHAAPNSVTLCALGPLTNIATALVEAPQIRAALRDIVLMGGAFFERGNITPAAEFNIYVDPQAADVVFGSGVPIVVLPRDVAVKAPITPARVAPLRALGNRCGAIVADIMEAELAYNKKRRGIDDAPMYDPTAVGYLVDPTLFGGRKANVVVETTGQWTLGETIVDWNGRSGRAANATWINEVDADRFYATLVERIAKLP; encoded by the coding sequence ATGAGCCATCCGATCCCATCCCGCCGCACCTTCCTGAAACTGTCCGCCGCGCTGGCCGGCACCGCGCTGTTGCCCGAAACGGGCGCATTCGCGGCCGGCGACGCCGCCGCGCGCCGCACGGTGATCATCGATACCGATCCGGGGCAGGACGACGCCATCGCGATCCTGTTCGCGCTCGGCGCGCAGGATCGGCTCGACGTGCGCGCGCTGACGGCCGTGGCGGGCAATGTGCCGCTCGACCTGACCGAACGCAATGCGCGGATCGTCCGCGACTGGGCCGGCCGCACGACGACGCTGCCGGTGTACGCGGGCTGCCCGCGCCCGCTCGTGCGCGAACTCGTGACGGCCGCGAACGTGCACGGCAAGACGGGGCTCGAAGGCGTCGAACTGCACGCGCCGCGCGCGCCGCTCGCCGCCGGTCACGCGGTGTCGTACCTCGTCGATACGCTGAGCCATGCGGCGCCGAACAGCGTGACGCTGTGCGCGCTCGGCCCGCTGACGAACATCGCGACGGCGCTGGTCGAGGCGCCGCAGATTCGCGCCGCGCTGCGCGACATCGTGCTGATGGGCGGCGCGTTCTTCGAGCGCGGCAACATCACGCCGGCCGCCGAGTTCAACATCTACGTCGATCCGCAGGCGGCCGACGTCGTGTTCGGCAGCGGCGTGCCGATCGTCGTGCTGCCGCGCGACGTCGCGGTGAAGGCGCCGATCACGCCGGCGCGCGTCGCGCCGTTGCGCGCGCTCGGCAACCGCTGCGGCGCGATCGTCGCGGACATCATGGAGGCGGAGCTCGCGTACAACAAGAAGCGGCGCGGGATCGACGACGCGCCGATGTACGACCCGACGGCCGTCGGCTATCTCGTCGATCCGACGCTGTTCGGCGGACGCAAGGCGAACGTGGTGGTCGAAACGACCGGGCAGTGGACGCTCGGCGAGACGATCGTCGACTGGAACGGGCGCAGCGGCCGTGCGGCGAACGCGACGTGGATCAACGAGGTCGACGCGGACCGCTTCTATGCGACGCTCGTCGAGCGCATCGCGAAGCTGCCCTGA
- a CDS encoding penicillin-binding protein 1A, whose translation MNRFVPFLRDAWLRCRARVAPLAAACRTRVRALCAGALHRLRHPTRRGVALTLAALPVLGLLVLLVLLAFVPFTPSIGDIRKARIDRPARVLSADGQLIAEFRSVNREWVPLKQISPHMVDALIATEDHRFYTHHGIDWRRTLAAGLHTFSGSRQGGSTITQQLARNLYPDEVGRAPTLTRKMKELITAFKIESVYSKDEILETYLNTVPFLYNAYGVEMAARTYFGKSADQLDIAESATLVGMLKGNSYYNPVLNPERAVQRRNIVLGRMAQMGMLSPRQLAKLQRQPLRVDFEPQTAQPGLAPHFAVQLRKWLIAWADRNDHDLYSDGLVVRTTLDARLQDMATQALTRQTERLQAIADGAWRGPSGCGLRNDLFRGFMRQTPEYRQARDTGLADEIALKQLGANRAFMHALCERKTQVQAGFVAIDPRNGAIRAWVGSPDFGSAPFDHVAQARRQPGSTFKPFVYGAAFADGMRPGDTFVDRPVAIPIDAHSVWRPTDAEPPTGEPMTLRDGLALSRNRITAQVMQHEGAAKVAQLARAMGVRDSPLDAVPSLALGTSPVTLKEMVSAYGTIANRGVYVAPQMITRIEDRDGKVLAAFGSAPPERALPVAAAQTLVDAMRGVVDYGTGADIRSRYGIRIDVAGKTGTTQDNTDGWFILMHPQLVAGAWVGFDDGSVTLRSDYWGAGAHSALPIVGSFYDAALRAHAIDPHVQFSPDFRPRSAPAPKRRAQHSGWFDWLRFFR comes from the coding sequence TTGAATCGCTTCGTGCCGTTTCTCCGAGACGCGTGGCTCCGTTGCCGCGCCCGTGTCGCGCCGCTCGCCGCCGCGTGCCGCACGCGCGTGCGCGCACTGTGTGCCGGCGCGCTGCATCGCCTGCGCCATCCGACCCGGCGCGGCGTGGCGCTGACGCTCGCCGCGCTCCCCGTGCTGGGCCTGCTGGTCCTGCTGGTCCTGCTCGCGTTCGTTCCGTTCACGCCGAGCATCGGCGACATCCGCAAGGCGCGCATCGACCGCCCCGCGCGCGTGCTGTCGGCCGACGGCCAGCTGATCGCCGAATTCCGGTCCGTGAACCGCGAATGGGTGCCGCTCAAGCAGATCTCGCCGCACATGGTCGACGCGCTGATCGCGACCGAGGATCACCGCTTCTACACGCATCACGGCATCGACTGGCGCCGCACGCTCGCGGCCGGGCTGCATACGTTCTCGGGCAGCCGCCAGGGCGGCTCGACGATCACGCAGCAGCTCGCACGCAATCTGTACCCCGACGAAGTCGGCCGCGCACCGACGCTCACGCGCAAGATGAAGGAGCTGATCACCGCGTTCAAGATCGAATCGGTGTACAGCAAGGACGAGATTCTCGAAACCTACCTGAATACCGTACCGTTCCTGTACAACGCATACGGCGTCGAAATGGCCGCGCGCACCTACTTCGGCAAGTCGGCGGACCAGCTCGACATCGCGGAAAGCGCGACGCTCGTCGGGATGTTGAAGGGCAACAGTTACTACAATCCGGTGCTGAATCCGGAACGCGCGGTCCAGCGGCGCAACATCGTACTCGGCCGGATGGCGCAGATGGGCATGCTGTCGCCGCGGCAACTCGCGAAACTGCAGCGCCAGCCGCTGCGCGTCGACTTCGAGCCGCAGACGGCGCAGCCGGGCCTCGCGCCGCATTTCGCGGTGCAACTGCGCAAATGGCTGATCGCGTGGGCCGACCGCAACGACCACGATCTCTACTCGGACGGCCTCGTCGTGCGCACGACGCTCGATGCGCGGCTGCAGGACATGGCCACGCAGGCGCTGACGCGGCAGACCGAACGGCTGCAGGCGATCGCCGACGGCGCGTGGCGCGGGCCGTCCGGCTGCGGGCTGCGCAACGATCTGTTCCGCGGCTTCATGCGCCAGACGCCCGAGTATCGGCAGGCACGCGACACCGGGCTCGCCGACGAGATTGCGCTGAAGCAGCTCGGCGCGAATCGCGCATTCATGCACGCGCTGTGCGAGCGCAAGACGCAGGTACAGGCAGGCTTCGTCGCGATCGATCCGCGCAACGGCGCGATCCGCGCATGGGTCGGCAGCCCCGATTTCGGCAGCGCGCCGTTCGATCACGTCGCGCAGGCGCGGCGCCAGCCGGGTTCGACCTTCAAGCCGTTCGTCTATGGCGCCGCGTTTGCGGACGGGATGCGGCCGGGCGATACGTTCGTCGACCGTCCCGTCGCGATCCCGATCGACGCGCACTCGGTGTGGCGTCCGACCGATGCGGAGCCGCCGACCGGCGAGCCGATGACGCTGCGCGACGGGCTGGCGCTGTCGCGCAACCGCATCACCGCGCAGGTCATGCAGCACGAAGGCGCCGCGAAGGTCGCGCAGCTCGCGCGTGCGATGGGCGTGCGCGACAGCCCGCTCGACGCGGTGCCGTCGCTCGCGCTCGGCACGAGCCCCGTCACGCTGAAGGAAATGGTGTCCGCGTACGGCACGATCGCGAACCGCGGCGTGTACGTCGCGCCGCAGATGATCACGCGCATCGAGGATCGCGACGGCAAGGTGCTCGCCGCGTTCGGCAGCGCGCCGCCCGAGCGCGCGTTACCGGTGGCCGCGGCGCAGACGCTCGTCGACGCGATGCGCGGCGTCGTCGATTACGGCACCGGCGCCGACATCCGCTCGCGCTACGGAATCCGGATCGACGTCGCGGGCAAGACCGGCACGACGCAGGACAACACGGACGGCTGGTTCATCCTGATGCATCCGCAACTGGTGGCCGGCGCGTGGGTCGGCTTCGACGACGGCAGCGTGACGCTGCGCAGCGACTACTGGGGCGCGGGCGCGCACAGCGCGCTGCCGATCGTCGGATCGTTCTACGATGCGGCGTTGCGCGCGCATGCGATCGATCCGCACGTGCAGTTCTCGCCGGACTTCCGGCCGCGCAGCGCACCGGCGCCGAAGCGGCGCGCGCAGCATTCGGGTTGGTTCGACTGGCTGAGATTCTTTCGCTGA
- a CDS encoding WG repeat-containing protein: MGNRAWLYLQAGDGDDARTIPFAESNNHFPLLWRVLLADGGAGNAITDQRVFGDAGTPNLVSDARAAHARVSRLASFVTAYPLPGDDPALARQFDALVRHLGESIDALGDAHGAPRLSANLDELSWFDGGDPNDYIAGERDACTRLWWRVANCMDFRDVRGVRDLLEIDTPADWRDWAWGFGFGGVSHYYFWRQEPPRSATYDDLFGGGELHGDYLGDGTFSFRSRNGQWGVRRETDDAWRVIVPPEWANLWASGARDDRLLWAARDGKVGLLLADGDGARIVREPAFDAVWDFSGDVACVRVGERFGLVRTDGAWAIEPTLDDFGEFTGGVASASLGGRWGFVDTHGAWVIPPRFDDAHEFVNGAVAAVAEREQWGLIGRDGQWRVQPEWAALEWSSECGAFVARRNGHVGLVDAKGRVIVEPCYAEVAPLIDGDRAEMFDELGAIRHIVRRDDGRCAIVDGQGRVLTPFDFVDMGALSWLPDDEAVPGELFTRYAIGVLPGEPVQLAICDLETGATIAQGRYDDVAGLFWGADHGWLACVQDDDGDDVRATVLRADGTVLHPAHYTRLGDDTLFDDDRDDDAAPATSMPWFVRRVEIAQRWSMDEPVAALRDDGVPVWLYADGHATTTPR; encoded by the coding sequence ATGGGCAATCGAGCATGGCTGTATCTCCAGGCCGGTGACGGCGACGACGCGCGAACGATCCCGTTCGCGGAATCCAATAACCACTTCCCGCTGCTGTGGCGCGTGCTGCTTGCCGACGGCGGCGCAGGCAATGCGATTACCGATCAGCGCGTGTTCGGCGACGCCGGCACGCCTAACCTCGTGAGCGACGCCCGTGCCGCGCATGCGCGCGTCAGCCGGCTCGCATCGTTCGTCACCGCGTATCCGCTGCCGGGCGACGATCCGGCGCTGGCGCGCCAGTTCGATGCGCTCGTGCGTCATCTGGGCGAATCGATCGATGCGCTCGGCGACGCGCATGGCGCGCCGCGGCTGTCCGCGAACCTCGACGAACTGTCATGGTTCGACGGGGGCGACCCGAACGACTACATCGCCGGGGAGCGCGATGCGTGCACGCGCCTGTGGTGGCGCGTCGCGAACTGCATGGACTTCCGCGACGTGCGCGGCGTGCGCGACCTGCTGGAGATCGACACGCCCGCCGACTGGCGCGACTGGGCATGGGGCTTCGGGTTCGGCGGTGTGTCGCACTACTACTTCTGGCGGCAGGAGCCGCCGCGCAGCGCGACCTACGACGATCTGTTCGGCGGCGGCGAACTGCATGGCGACTATCTCGGCGACGGCACGTTCAGCTTTCGCTCGCGCAACGGGCAGTGGGGCGTACGGCGCGAAACCGACGATGCATGGCGCGTGATCGTGCCGCCCGAATGGGCGAACCTGTGGGCGAGCGGCGCGCGTGACGACCGGTTGCTGTGGGCCGCGCGCGACGGCAAGGTCGGGCTGTTGCTGGCCGACGGCGACGGGGCGCGGATCGTGCGCGAACCGGCGTTCGACGCGGTGTGGGATTTCAGCGGCGACGTCGCCTGCGTGCGCGTGGGCGAGCGGTTCGGGCTCGTGCGCACGGATGGTGCGTGGGCGATCGAACCGACGCTCGACGATTTCGGCGAGTTCACCGGCGGCGTTGCGTCCGCGAGCTTGGGCGGCCGTTGGGGCTTCGTCGACACACATGGCGCGTGGGTGATTCCGCCGCGTTTCGACGACGCGCACGAATTCGTGAACGGCGCCGTCGCGGCGGTGGCCGAACGGGAGCAGTGGGGGCTGATCGGGCGCGACGGGCAATGGCGCGTGCAGCCCGAGTGGGCCGCGCTCGAATGGTCGTCCGAGTGCGGCGCGTTCGTCGCGCGGCGCAACGGTCACGTCGGTCTCGTCGATGCGAAAGGCCGGGTGATCGTCGAACCGTGTTACGCGGAAGTGGCCCCGCTGATCGACGGCGACCGCGCGGAAATGTTCGACGAACTCGGTGCGATCCGCCATATCGTGCGGCGTGACGACGGACGTTGCGCGATCGTCGACGGGCAGGGCCGCGTGCTGACGCCGTTCGACTTCGTCGACATGGGTGCGCTGTCGTGGTTGCCCGACGACGAAGCGGTGCCGGGCGAGCTTTTCACGCGTTACGCGATCGGCGTCCTGCCGGGCGAGCCGGTGCAACTGGCGATCTGCGATCTCGAGACGGGCGCGACGATCGCGCAGGGACGCTACGACGACGTGGCCGGGCTGTTCTGGGGCGCCGATCACGGCTGGCTGGCCTGCGTGCAGGATGACGACGGCGACGACGTGCGCGCGACGGTATTGCGCGCGGACGGCACCGTGCTCCATCCGGCGCATTACACGCGGCTCGGCGACGACACGCTGTTCGACGACGACCGCGACGACGATGCCGCGCCTGCGACGTCGATGCCGTGGTTCGTTCGCCGTGTCGAGATCGCGCAGCGCTGGAGCATGGACGAACCGGTCGCGGCACTGCGCGACGACGGCGTGCCCGTGTGGCTGTACGCGGACGGGCACGCGACGACGACGCCCCGGTAG
- a CDS encoding porin — MKTLYKLAPLAMLGAFATHACAQSSITLYGLISAGVGFATNQGGKNAWQALSGTNQNPRWGLKGKEDLGQGLSAVFQLENGFNVMTGTAAQNGREFGRMAYVGLADRTYGSLTFGRQYDAIHDYIGPVIIASNGVNIGDNDNGYNDIRVQHSVKYVSPVYYGLKFTALYGFSNATGFANNSAYSFGLGYERGPLRWSAVYAQYNHPYSATNQDGAIANDYASPLLIFSKSAMTPAAYASRQRIAGTGGFYTIGCAQFAAMFTDVRYDYLDNSHLHLQNLGVNVVYTMTPQLFLGAAYAFTNGKYDVIDKRPKWHQVNLQADYFLSKRTDVALTVIAQQAAGDADHAQIFAYARSTGTRQMMATLGVRHVF, encoded by the coding sequence ATGAAAACTCTTTACAAGCTTGCTCCGCTCGCGATGCTCGGCGCCTTCGCGACCCATGCCTGTGCGCAAAGCAGCATCACGCTGTACGGTCTCATCTCGGCCGGTGTCGGGTTCGCGACGAACCAGGGCGGCAAGAACGCGTGGCAGGCGCTGTCCGGCACGAACCAGAACCCGCGCTGGGGGCTGAAGGGCAAGGAGGATCTCGGGCAAGGGCTGTCCGCGGTCTTCCAGCTCGAGAACGGCTTCAACGTGATGACGGGCACGGCCGCGCAGAACGGCCGCGAGTTCGGGCGCATGGCGTACGTCGGCCTGGCCGACCGCACTTACGGCTCGCTGACCTTCGGTCGCCAGTACGACGCGATCCACGACTACATCGGGCCCGTGATCATCGCGAGCAACGGCGTGAACATCGGCGACAACGACAACGGCTACAACGACATTCGCGTGCAGCACTCGGTCAAGTACGTGAGCCCCGTCTACTACGGGCTGAAGTTCACCGCGCTGTACGGCTTCAGCAATGCGACCGGTTTCGCGAACAACAGCGCGTACAGCTTCGGGCTGGGCTATGAGCGTGGCCCGCTGCGCTGGAGCGCGGTCTATGCGCAGTACAACCATCCTTACAGCGCGACGAACCAGGACGGCGCGATCGCGAACGACTACGCGTCTCCGCTGCTGATCTTCAGCAAGAGCGCGATGACGCCCGCCGCGTATGCGAGCCGGCAGCGGATCGCGGGCACGGGCGGCTTCTACACGATCGGCTGCGCGCAGTTCGCCGCGATGTTCACCGACGTGCGCTACGATTACCTCGACAATTCGCACCTGCACCTGCAGAACCTCGGCGTGAACGTCGTCTACACGATGACGCCGCAGCTCTTTCTGGGCGCTGCATATGCGTTCACGAACGGCAAGTATGACGTGATCGACAAGCGTCCGAAATGGCATCAGGTGAACCTGCAGGCCGATTACTTCCTGTCCAAACGCACCGACGTCGCGCTGACGGTGATCGCGCAGCAGGCGGCCGGCGACGCCGATCATGCGCAGATCTTCGCGTATGCGCGTTCGACCGGCACGCGCCAGATGATGGCGACGCTCGGCGTCCGGCACGTCTTCTGA